The DNA segment ATCCTGAACATCAGCTGTGGGTATGAAATAAGATTAGCTGACTCAAAAATGAGAGTAgattaaaaaagatgaaatagtGTTCCGTAATAATAAATTGTGCCTACTGCTGTACTCTTGAGATGAGGCAACTTAGCTGTAGAAGTGCAAATAGACTGAAAATAATGATTCTCTTATCCTTTAATGAAGAGaggtttttctttgcatttctctgaaGGGAGGGACATGTCCATGTGTATGAGTGCTGGGGAAGCGGATTGTGCCtaattttgttttatggcaATGTTATAAAAATTAAGACTTCGACAGAGATCAGAGTCCTTGTAGAGAGCGCCCTTGTAGATAGCACCCTTGCAGGAAGATCTTCAGGCTTTTTGAATCATCAGAGAAGCTGTGTGAACATGTACTTTCAAAATATAACCTATGGGATCAAACTATGTTAGCTTTAATTGTTTCTAGGTTGAGACTCTCAGCTTCCTCCATGGAAGCACCAAAAGTGGTTTTAAATATTACGATTTTCACAACAAATGTCAGTTTTCAAATTCCACATGCTGTTGTAGAActgttccctttccttttcattattcCAGTCATGTATAGTTACGATGGCTTATCTTAAAATAACACTGATGTAAAGCACCCAGTGCATTTCACAGTCATCATGTATGTAGCTGTATTAGTGGAATGAAGGATGGAGACAAGGTCAAAAAGCtaggtttttcttccttttcaaatcAATGAGGgtttaaaattttacttcattaaaaatctaTCGCCTTCTTCCAAGTGTCTTGGAGTAATCAAACTTTTATGTTGAGTTTGAAACTTTGAATGTAATTTTACTGTCTGTGTGCAAAAGTGAAGCACAGAGAAGTGCTCTTTCAGGTACagcaaaatccttcctttttacTTGTGAGTGCTGGATATAGTCCTGACTCATGCTAATCCATGAACCCATTACTTTAGGGAGGGCAGCGTCTGTGAATTCAGGGCATTTCCAGTCACTTTAAAGCTTCAAGATGGAGCATTCATCACAAGATGGTGCCCATGCACCATATACTTTATGCCTTATGAAAAGGGTTAGAAATTATCCCTGGTACTTGCAAGtggcttttttctgctctttgcaaTCTTGCTGTTTTCCTCCAGATCCCAGTAACTGATGGAAAATACTTCCACATATGAAAAGGTTGGGGCAGAATTTAGCCTTTACTGTCAAGGAAATAAAGTGTTGAAGGCTGGTGTGAGCAGAAGGTGAAGGGCTTTTGTTGTTACTTATTAATGCTCTTCTCTTTTAGAAAGCAGGTGATGAAGTGGACGTAATACTGTTGGGCAACAAGTGTGACAAGGAGTCAGAACGTGCAGttccaaaacagaaaggagaaaaggtatCACTGGTACTTTATTTGGGTTCTCCTCAGTATCTTAGTATGCAACTGTGACCTGTTACACTGAAAGTGGTAAAAAGCTCCTGAAATCCAAAAATTCTATTAAGAGTTGCTCCAGAAGAACACCTGTGGAGTTCTGGGGtgtttggtgttgggtttttttttttttaatatatgagCAGAAATATATTAAGTTACTCCTAGCTGATTTGTTTAGAATattggtttttatttcaaaggttaaaatgtactttaaatGTTTTAGGTGTTACAATAGTAATTgtatattttgaattaaaaataaaaatattttagggtCTGCATTCTCAGAGTGCTGTTGTAATGTGGAATACTAAAATGCATAATacattttgcataatttttctgGTATCACCCATCTGATTTTTTTGCTACAAGCTTGACAATAAAGAACAATTCTAGCAGCCTGTGTATAGTGATCTGCATCGTCCATGAATAGCCTTAAGTAATACTTGGCAGATATGTTTAGGGAATATCCAGCTTCCGTGGTCTAACTGTGTGTGTGTCATAAAGCTGAGACTACAGGAGAATTTATACCTGCTGACCATGTGTAGGGGAAGAGCAGGTGTTAAGTGGGGAGTGCTGTTTTAAAGGTGATGGCAAATTACTGTCACTGAGAACTAATGAGGAAATCCAGGACCCGTGCTATGGCAGAAGAAATGGTGATACTGGCTAAATGTGCCTATATACCAGTAAATTTTGCAACTGCAGACTGTATGCATCTGTCTGGAACTTGGAATGAGCCCTTCTGGCATGCTTTCAGGCATGGTAAGTCAGGCAGGACATACTGTGTTTGAAGTAACAAACACTGATAATTTCTTGTCAAGTATATATCACACATTAGGGAAGTTTGAAAAATAGCATCACCTTTTCAAGAGCATTACAAATAGGAACTTTTGAAAGTTCATTGTTTGTATGCGAGACACAAGCAGTAAGGTTGCTGAAGAATACATGTATACTCTCAAAGAATGCAGTCAGAAATCTAGTCACTGGATGCATGTGCACAAGAGGGCAGTAGCAGGGTTTTGCGTATGGTATTAACCGTGACATTTTCTGACTCCTGTGTACTTAACCATACAATCAGTTTCTCTTAAtgtagtgtttttttcagaaacaaatcatTACCTCCTCACCAATAGGTCTCCTTTCTAGATTTGTCTCGTTTTTTGAGGCAAGGCAACTCTTCAGTTATACTATTTCTTCCTTTAGTGTGATTTACAAATGCTAAAGTCTGACTGAACCAGATGGAGAAAGATTCCATTAGCAGAGAGAGAGACTAGTTGTCCTCTCGctccaaagaagaaaatgccCTTATTAAGAGGGGAAAATAGTTTAATACTAACTCTACCACATAATAATTcatacttaaatattttgtattaccCTATGAGTATAAGCTGTAAGTATTGTTCTGTTCAGAGTCTTACAGGGAAGAACGCTAGATTCCTTGGGAATCTTACCATCTATGTTGGCATTTCTGTAACAACCTGTCATAACTGAATGGCCATCATGCCACTTCATAGACTAATTTAAtgctgagaaatgtttttttttcttttgtaattgtATAATTTTGACCACTCAAAAattgaaagttttatttcaacacactgaagtattttcttgtattaatAGCTTTTTATTCGTTTTGACAAACGTTTGAACTCAACCTTCTTGGTCTCCTCCATCCTCCCcgccccacctccccccccaacattacctttttctccaaaaaatgaataaaaatattgaagattATATGACTTGGTAGAATGTGgccatttttctcctttcagatctttataacagaaaaagccaagtaaaatactctttctggtttgggtttttttttgcttttgcttgtcTTCATGTGCCTGACTTCAAAGCTGATTTTACAGGTacaatacaaatgaaaaaaaaaaaaaaaccaaaaacattctTCACAGTTCTAGGAGTATTTCAGACACATCTTTCTGATTCAGCACTAAAAAATCATAGCAGCACTTTGCTAGGAAGCGGtatattttaagttaaaagaaATGAACAATTGTAATTACATTTTACCTTGGAAGAGATACTGGCATTACTTATTTTGTTATTGTAAGAGCTTATTTCACTCAAGATCTCTAAACTGTTGTCAAGGATaacataaaataacatttcccaGCAGCATAATTCCCATAGGTTTGTAAATGTATTTAggtattttatttatgcatcTATTCAAGAGATGCTCCCAAAGGCAACAAAAAGTAGTTCTTTGAATGTGCCTTTCCAGTTTCTTTAGAAGAGGGAGTAGCCAAAGCTGTCTTCATACTTCCAACTGCTTTAACACTGAACTGTTGGGgttcttttccatctctttagAGGACTTGCTTGCCACAGTACTTAGCAGTATGCAAGGTGAATTCAAATAATACATGCATTAATCTTCTCTGACCAATattgtgcacacacagagaatatGGGGGTGCATTGATAGGTGTAGTAGGCAATATAGTAACATGATACAGAGAGGAGGCTGAAGTACTcaagttctttttattttattttatttttattttgcattggtCTTCACAGATGGAGCTTGCTCCCAGACCTCTGCATGTACTGTTACGGTTCAGGAAGGAGCAGGTCAGTCAGCAGTGGGGAAGCACTGGATTAGGAACTGCTTAGGAAAGTTGGATGCATCCACAGACATGATGAAGTTCACCCACTTGTGCTGAAAGAGCTGGTCAGGGTGAGTGGGGCCACTGTCAGTGAACTCTGAAAAATCATGGTGGTTGGGAGAGGTCCCTGTTGACAAGAAAGATGCCAGCATGAGACCTATCtttaaaaaaggcaaggaagagGGTTCAGGGAACTGTCAGGGGACAGGTTCAGTCAGCCTTTCTTTAGTCAGTGGAAGGATCATGGAGCGTATTGTCATAAAATCCTTTTCCAAGGAAGTAAAGGACACAAAGATGATCTGGAATGGTCAGCGGATGACAAATTGTGCCTTACCACCCTGGTTGCCTTCTATTGATGCCAGGAAATGACTGTGCGAACAAGGGAATAGCAGTGGTTATGACATATCTTGAATTTAATAAGGCTTTTGTCACCCTCCCATGGCATCCTCACTTGGAAGCTGGGAAGTGTGGCCTGGACAGGTGGACCATTGGGTGGACTGAAAATCAGCTGCACTACCAGAGGCAACGGACAGCAGTTGAAGGCTGTGTGTCTAGTTGGTAATTATGGGCAGAGTACATTGGGTGTCTAGAGGGGCTCACATTCAACATACATCAGTGATCTGGCTGACGATACAAGGAGATTTGCATGTGATGTGAGGTTGAAGGGTGTGACTGGCACACCAAATAGGAGAAAACCAGTTCTGTGGGACCTTGATAAACTTGAGAACTGAGCCAATAGAAACATCATGAAATGCATTAAGAAGTGCAGAGATTTACACCTGGAATGGAATAATCCCAGGCATGAGTCagtgccctgctgcagagcatttGGTGGGTTACAGTGAACACCAGCTTGAATATAAGGCAATGGTGTTCTCTCATCGCTTAAAAGCATGCTGGGCTGCATTGGGACGATAATGGATGCTGGTGAGATCTGGTGAGATTATTAGCCCCCCCCCCCTATTTAATGCTGGCAAGGCCACTTGGAATATTATGTCCAGCTTTGGCTCCCCCATTTGAAGAAGAGTGTTGAGAAACTGCAGAGGGTCCAGCAGACAGCTAGCTACAAAGATGATTGGGGTCTGGTACCTGTAATCCACGAGGAGAACTGAGGGAGCTGGGTAAAGAGGTGGCTAAGGAGCAGTTACTGGTCCACAGCAATTGAAGTGTGGTTAGAGGAGTGACAGAAATAGAGACAGGCAATAAACCCAGGGGCAGTCCTGCTTGGGAGGTTCAGGCTGGAAATAAGGAGAACCAGCTGCACTAGAAGGGTGATGTAGCCGTGGAAGGGGTCCTATAAAAGTTAGGAGATTCTCCATCGGTAGTGGATTTCAAGACTTAGGTAGGCAAAGCCATGGCTGCCCCCATAGCATATGGGTAGTAGTCCCATTTCaagtgggtttatttttccaaatgataTCTGTGACTCCATGATTAAAATGATTTGCATTCATCAGAGTTTGTACATAAGTAGCATCTAGGAATCTGGTACAtgacacaagaaagaaaaaaggaatgtttAATAGTAGATTCTGTGTACTTTAAAAGCTGCAAACTAGTCTTCTCCACTTTATTAGCCCAGTATTTTTTatggtttgtatttttctttatgaatcATTATGCATCATTGTTTTGCATTGACATCTGCTAATAGTCAGATGATCTTAACTTTCTGTAACAAGTTGCTGCAGTACCAAAAACAGTTCGTAGCAGTCAGCTGGAGTTTTAAAATTCCTTATGAAGCAGTCTGTCTTAAAAAAGAGTCCAAATCTCATCTTTAtattcaaaattacattttcttacagcattttggaaaagaaaccattttgcttactttttttctacctttaaTATAatcttttattatattttgacTAAAACTTGGAAGTCCAGTGCTTGCACCTTCATGCCTGATTTTGGAATTTTTGTAAAGCATTGATTTGTTACTTCTAGAACTCATTGAAAGCAAACATAATTACCAATATAGGCTTTTTATCCTGATGGAAAGCCTTCCAAATAAACCATTGCCTGGGATTGCCTTCTCCAGATGTGTCCGAGAAGGGATCCATTGCAGAGGGAGTAAATACTTTACCACTATGTTTTTCTGGGAGATGTTATTCCCACCTTGGCCCCCTCCCTTGGGAGGCAATGAtgcaactgtttttctttttttccatgtattcCACTCTATACTTTAGAAAATGATCAGGACCTTAAAAAGCTTTGAATacgttgggtttttttcctctcatacCAATGTATCTGTAAGAGAAATACATTGGAGATGAGAGAGCACgagtaaattaaataaaatcaaccAATGTAAAGACTGCCCTTTCCTTcgaagtattttctcttttctattaCCATCATACATTTTTGCATACATATCtgttctttgcttgctttttacCTCTGTGCTTCACTCTCTCTGGTCAAAAGGATGATCtgttcttttatatttcatCACGCCTCTTTTACCAGTGTTCTtgtcaaattttttttctatacttttCTACAGGCACTCCATTAGTTTCCTCTAAATAATTGCCTAGGAGACAgttcattttccaaataaatcaaaatatggGAACAGACTCATTAGAGTTTATTCTTATTTACAAGTAAAGATAGgttaaaaaagctgttttcaaaatgcaaaggtTTAAGGTGAATGTTTTTTAAGAGTTACCTGAAATTTATTAATGAGGATGAAAATAGAGCACTTTACTGAGCTGACATTTACTTAATCGGTGCTTATGTAGCATGTTAGAAGCTGTGAGAACACCTCCATATCTCCTACCATTAGTatcaggaagcatttctttccctgaagGTCATCCCGTTgtctatgctttttttttcagcttgcttgGGAGCATGGAATACCCTTTTTTGAAACCAGTGCTAAAGATAATGTGAACATTGAGGATGCATTCTCAGTCTTGACTaatgaaatactggaaaaggtaggctgcttttctgagtagaaagaaaatgggaCATTTTTCTTGACAGATTGGGTAAACAAAATTGTAAATACAGAAGTTTTTTAGCAAAGCACATCCAATGATGTTTTTGCATTATGGGGTTAATATTTTGGGGGGGATCCTGTAGCTGTAGAcatacagagaagaaatgtgGGGGAGAAGAATTTTGggagaacagcagaagaaaggagcaGGTAAAATACGGTTCAGAGAGAAGgtgaaaattcaggaaaaccGCATTTGTGGCTTTCCTTCCCATGCTTTTCTTCAAGGGAGAAGTCACAGCTCTATAGTTCCACTTCTGTGCCAGGAAGGTCCCTTTTCCCTGTAGGTTTGTGCAGAGTATGCACACTGTGAAGGTACGAGTGGAGCGGACCTTTTATGTTCAGCTATCAAATGTTTTATCCAAAGTTCATAGCTGTTTGTTTGGATGATTTACGCTAGTACTTTTGAAGTTATTAGGACCTAAAGATTTGAGTTAATTAGGGGTAGAATCAATACTGTAGCTGCCAGATCAGCATCTCTAAGTACCTCAAGTGTGTTGGCTTAAAGGTCCTTACTCTTCACAGTTGCAATACTTTTGTAGGACTGAATTATTGTTCATTAGctctaaaaatgttttgcatcgcaatttatttttagacaGTAGAATATTATTTTAGACATTAATGGATGTTCTTCATGCAATGCATTATCATTGCCATTCATCACCAATATTAGTTATACAAAACTAACCTTCCATTCCGAATACTCTTGAAGTTATAATAAAGATAAATGAGCAAAATTACTGATGGAGTCACATGTTGCAGTGTTTAGATTAAGTAGCCATAGGGAATGGTCAGAATAATAGCTCAGGGTTGGACTGGTTCTACATCAAGGTCCTGTCATATTCTACAATAACACAAGCTGTAGTTGGTTATtttgggggagggaaaaaaaagatgaaaaataaactctttATGATTCCTTTAGCATGAAAACGAAGCTCAGCAACTCAACAGTCAAATAGCATTTAGAACAGGGGGAGAGTGGCAGGTCCTTGAATAGCTGGCAAAAAGTCTCAAATAAGGTAACTCTGATTTTCTTGTAAATGAAAGAGACATTGTCTACTGTAAATAGAGAATATATGTGTTAGTATGAAGCATGAAAACTACAAAACAGTAGCTGTGATCGTAACTGATACAAAGACATATACATGTGAAGCAAGCATTTCTGCACAGTGCATTTGGTTAAGATCCGAGAGAATTCTCTGCAgcatgcagaaatgctgtttggGTATTTCTCACATTAAGATTGCCTGCACTTATTTTACTTTAAGGGGAACTGTAGTATTCCTACTCATCTTCATGAAAATTCATGGGGTTTGTAGTGTGGACATGCAAACAAATTCAGACCATGTTGAAAATGTGATACCGCTGCATGGTTTTAATTAGAACTGCTTGAGAATACAGTTGTATGCTCTGTGTGactgtatgtgtgtgtggaaaatatttccataagCATTCATCAAGTTTGTCTCTAGCAACATTTCACCTTATCTAGAAATGTTTGCAGTTCCTCATGGGGCATCACATACCATTACTTTGGTGTGTAATTTGCCATTTTTAGTGAAATGCATTTGTTGATTTAAACAAGGACTCCTTTAGCCCAATTGGTTTTGCCACTGGCTTGATAAGAAAGagttcacagtaaaaaaaataaatccacctTTACAGTTTCATCATGGTTTTCAGGTTCgacaaaataatttgcttgTTCACAAAACTGTGAAATCTGAATGTAGTACTTGAATTTTAACTTCCTCTAACTGATGAAATTTTGGAGAAGGGAAAATGCAGTGGGAAGTGTGACTAGTAGCTCTGAAAAATGACATGATAGACGCCAGTTTGAGATCACTTCAGTCGTACATCCATTCTGTAGTGGTAAAATATGTACCTGCTGATTGTAAAAAGGAGATACAGCTTTGTGCAGTGTTTTGGCCCAAGACAGCTATGGCTGAGGATGCAGGATATTGGGCCTTCCTTACTTCTGCAATAGGACCACCTGTCCCAGACTGATGAGATGCTTCAGTGGAAGCATGTCATTGCTTTACCAGTCCCACAGAGGAAACTCATTTTAAGGAACGACCTAGAAAAGTCTGTTTTGGCCATGCTTTTGGGAAGTATGTGGAGGTCGTTCAGAAGTAAGATAGAtaggcagggcaggctggcaggcagcaggctgttTTCAGATGCATCGCAGTAGGCTGTATTAATGTGAGGAAATCTAGGATTTTTTATATACATTCTAGTTTACCATCTACTACAGGCATTTCTTTATTAACTTAACTGAAAACACTCCTGTAGCTGGAGAAGATCAGTGTCTGGAGTTACAGAGCTCATACAGCAGTAACGAGCTTCTCGATGCTCTTGAAACAAGTTGTGGTCCAGTGGAGtattgaaggaaaaaacacattaacaTGCGctggacattaaaaaaaaaaaaaggcaagtttgTATTGTTATCATtttgtgctgcattttcctATCTCTTCTTTGTGCTGTTACTTGTAGTGGGCtcaagggagagagaagaattCTGTGTCCCAGTGATTCAGATAACTAAAGTGCTGCTTGACCTTTCAGATATTTCATATCAGGCATTCTATGCTGTGTCTCAGTTGTACAGCTCTAGTTTACATGGGTAGTCTCATTAAAACGATCAGATGTTATTTGACAGCTTACATTGGTAACAGCTAAGGAGTCACCATGGTTTTGAGAACTCAGAATTTTCAAACTAATCACTTAACAATAACTGACTTGATTGTATTCGAAAGGCTGCAGTAGAAATTAATGTTATTGACACAGCTTATTCCAGAGGTTTGCTTAGACATAACaacaagattttatttattcacaatTCTTAGAAGTGTCGGATATGCCTAAACCTGTTCATTAATAGATGGCAGCTGTTCCTTAACAATGTTTCTGGTTGCCAGTGAACTACTTGTACTTGTCAGTCAGTCctcaaaaaacaaccaaaccccccaaaatactATCCAGAATGCAGTTAGTGTGTGCActtttgtgttgtttggtttCATAGCTGATAAGCAGTACTCTTCTCaagtagctttttaaaaaaatactgcaagcCTTTGTATTTCTATCTTTATAGGTGTGGTGGTTGGTATTTTTCTAAACtaggagcaggaggagggaaactgtatcaaaaaagaaaaaaaacggAAGTTTTTGCCCTTTTCTGAAGGCTGCTATAACACTAGCTGAACTTAGGTTCTGCCTGCCCCCAAAGAGTGATTGACTACTGAGGTTATTTTgatataatattaaataaacatatatatgCTGAGCAGAGAACAGTCAAAATCCATTTAAGACACTGCTGTTGTGAGTAACATTTACTGCTTAACAGCTGGAAGTCATTTGAGTTGAATTCTGTCCTTCATTCATCTCTATACCTTCCTTTTCTATGGCAACAAGATTTTTGAGATTACTCTGCGTCCCCCGTTTCTTTGCTCCTGAAGTGCCTTTGGAACTTGCTAgatgattttaaacaaatttgaCAGGTCAAACTAAAAGATAATTAAGCTCCCAAGGGGTTCTCTGAATATAAGGTGCTGGGTGGAGGGAAAGATTCACTGCAAGACCCTAATCTACAGGAAATCGGATTTCATTATTGCCAAGGTTCATGGAATTGTTAAGTTTGTCCAAAAGATCCCTGTGTCTCCCACAATGCACATTTAGTGTTTCTATATTATCCTCAGTCATGCATGGAGCCCCAGGCTTTATTTGCCctttatttatcttttactGACCACAGAATACTAATTTCTTTGTGAGGTTTTTCATAATGCTCgtaatgctgtattttagatCTGGTTTAGATTTTTATCTTCATAACCTTAGCAACATCAGGCAGTGTATTCAGCATTGCACACATGGGAACCAAAGTACAGAGATTAAAGCGAAGAGGATAAACGGTACCAACTCACTTGGTGCAATGTAGGGCATAATTTTGTTACATTAtcttgtttaattaaaaaaaaaaagtctgttctgGACATTGAATGAGCCAGATATTCTTCTGGAAACAGTAGCATATAATTAGGTCATGTAAATCAAAACTTAATCACAGTGTCTGAGTATAGGAGATGAGATTCATCTTGGTGTACAACCTTAGCCAGCAAAAATTTACATGGCTGGTCTGGTGTGGTTGTCTGGAATCACCTCTATTCAACGGaaagaaatgcatctttttcAGATAATACTGTGTTCTGGAGGTGCCTTTACCGATGACAGAGGACTCCATCTCAGCCCATATTGTTTTATATGAttaaagttaaataaattaaactccAGGAGACCAGAGGAATGTTACATGCTTGACTGACttgacagcatttttttgctTCCGCAAGATCTTGACTTTGAAGATGGATTGCTCTCTTAAATAGGGTTTTTGAGGTGCAACTGTATTAATCCTCACACAGACAATCTGTAAGGTTGAAGAGCCTTAAGAGTAACAGCTCAGCTGTCTTCTCAGGTTTGTGAAATAACTAATTGCAGTACAACATTGTTACAGTCTACAGTGGTGCTAACAGAAGAGGGAGATAGAGACCCACACTTTGCCAGTGGGTTAGATGTTTCAGACATTGTGGGATGGCAGGATCTGGGGCAAGGACTTCATCCCCATTTCTTGAGGAAGATGGTCTGCAGCAGTTAGATCCTGCTATTTTCAACCCCACATATCCTTTCCTGCTCCTGTCCTTGTTCCCCCAGTGATCACTTTTCCTGCTAATACATCCCTAGCTCTTGCTTGATACTGCTTGTGCCCTGGCCTGCCCATTCCTGTTGCGAGAGGACTGTCTTGCATTTTGAACAGGTAATTTGAATTACAGGACACAGGGAAGATACATGTC comes from the Falco rusticolus isolate bFalRus1 chromosome 3, bFalRus1.pri, whole genome shotgun sequence genome and includes:
- the LOC119145288 gene encoding ras-related protein Rab-10-like isoform X5 — protein: MNHRDLEVRTGKWWCACKQFCIDFKVKPVTFNDTRVKLQIWDTAGQERFHTLSTGYFRGAQGFVLVYDITNLDSFQSITSWMKDIHEKAGDEVDVILLGNKCDKESERAVPKQKGEKLAWEHGIPFFETSAKDNVNIEDAFSVLTNEILEKLEKISVWSYRAHTAVTSFSMLLKQVVVQWSIEGKNTLTCAGH